TGGCTGattgcatttatatatagttgaaGCAACCATTCTACTTTAATTGTTGAAATCATATAGATGGAAATATtcccaaaaactcaaaatcaaaaacccttaaTTTCATATGTTTAGGgttcttataaaaataatatatagtatttGTGAATATTGAACCAAAATATCACATAATAGATGGTGTCGATCGTGtttgaaacaaaaaatcaaGTTGTGATGGTTGCTTATAAAATTGTATGTAAAGTATTTGGGCATAGTGGGCTTTGTGAGGGGCAATATCATCAAATCATATCAACAAGTAAGctttgtgattttttttccccttcccCGCTAACAGATAGTAGTTGGTAGTTGGTTGGTAACTTGGTGGCAGGTGGGACACAAATTCACCGTGTGTTGAAATgtttcgatgaagaagatggatATATTAGATTGTTAGCGATGATGATATTCATAAGTTCAGAATTTAGATGGATGAGATAAAATGAAATTAACAATgtattattagtatttatattaattaattaatacaatatataaGGTGTTAATGAAAGGACGATATTACCCCTCACATGATCTAGCTGAAAGTTGGTGTTAATGAAAGGTGTTAATGGTGTAAAATAGAAGATGATCAACTGAGAATGCAACCAAAAGCTGAAAATTGGACCGCGGTTGCAATGATAAGTAAATTTGGACTATATATGCAAATTGGGTGATAATACAGAGACCAAAAATACAATTTactcataattttatttatgaacTATGAAAATCCACCGCCAACATATGACAgggaaaggcaaaaagaaaagagaaaataaaaagaaaaagatactCACGCTACTTTCACATTTAAAGGGAAGAAAGAAAGCTTcttttttacaaacaaaaaaaaaaaaaaccattttctccatattctttaatttcttgttaagaaacaaaaaccccaaaaaccaaaatcataaatgGCATCAAAACTGTTGCTTGTTCTTGTATTTGTGTTTGATCTTATTGCTTTTGCACTTGCTGTTGCTGCTGAACAAAGAAGAGCTTCTgtcagtttctttctttctgtcttaatgttttttatgtgtgtgttttgtttgatCTGATATGGGTTTTCTTTGTTTCGTTATAAAAGTGATTGATTTCATGTTTCTTGAAATACACTTAGAGCAATTTTTGTTAACTTTATGATTTAAGCcactttaatataaaaaagttatggGGTCTTTTAGCTCATTGTTTATATAGATTTATTTAGTAATAATCTGTTCAAAGTAGTAGTGAAGCAGCCAAGAAATCATTATCGAGGGGGCAAATTTCGAAAAATACCTTATATACATTGTTTTAGTTTAAAAAGATAGTATACCCAGAAATTATTTTCTTAGACAGGGTTGGACTGTTGGAGAAAGTAGCCGAGGGGTCAACCGCTCTGCTCCAATGTGACTCCGCCCTTATATACTCTGTTTTGTTTGAGTGTAAAAAGAGAAAATTCGAGCTTTGTTTTACGGAAGTAGCAATGTGTGTCTTTTGAGCTGTTGAGCTAGATATTTACAGTATTTGCGGTTAGTTCATGTTAGGAGTAGGACTTGTTCCCTTGTTAATAACCAAGAACATGCTTAACACTTTTTACATAAGAAAACTGGTCTGTTTGACTTGTAAAATTCAATTTGGACTCTAAAGTGGTTTATAAGTTGTGTTCAAAATAAGCAGCACAGTTCTATTAAAGATAAGTGTATTTTCTTTAAAGTAATCTTTTGCACCTAAAAGAATGCACTCTCAAATCTGATGTTTCATGTGGGTATATGTTTAAAATAGTCTTTTTGGTGAGTAGGTAAATGTTGCTTTTGtccaatttgaaaattaaatttcgaaattaaaatattcaaattcaaatccGCATTTCCTCaattattttattagtattttattgGAATACTACTTTGTTATGTAAGTGTGGTCAATATTTCCTAGAAACCGGAATAGCCTTTATTTATTAACAGTTTAAACTTATGAAAATATGAACTGTATTATCTTATAGGTATTAAACGAGAAGTATATAATTGTTACTATTGAATTATTAAAAGCACTTCTATCAGTATAAGTATTGCAATCAGAAATCATCGTATGAGTGGTtaatttaatcttttaaaacacTAATTACCAAGTAGTGTTGCATTTGATCATTTTCGTGTTTGAATTATGTACTTGCCCAAACATGATAATGAGAACTTAAATGTGAAACCATAATCTGTTCAAGTGTCATGTTTTATAAGAAACTGGTAAACTGCTGGGGATCGCTTTTCAGACCAGGGAAAAGAGATTTGATGTGCACGGCATAAATGCTATCCCGGTGACCATTTCCAGACTTTATCCCTGGCCATTCCAAGATGTTTATCTAGTGACGTTGTACCCGAGTATCTTCTGAAACCCATAGGACACTATATCACTAGGCCACCTTGGAACAtttatactactttttttttttttgaacggcagaaAGCCAgaaaatatttgtatatttatatatatgtaaaatatacaTGGAACACTAGCAAGGTGCTAGGGCCCAAAATTACACGGGTTACATAGTTACATCTAGATACACCGAAAATCGCTACGATCTAGAACCATCCCGAGACCTTAACTGCTAAGACCATAAAAGAGGTGAAAAAACTCCCGCCAAAAACTGAGGCGAGAGAAAAACCCCCGCCCATGGAGGCcgagccaccggttttcactcCAAGGCGTTTTTGATATGGTCCCAAACAAGCCCCggggaaaaaaataataaggatCAATTATAAACTACTTCATTTTGTCTTATAGAAGTGAGTAGAAGGATCTCATTTTTGGGAAAGGGGAAGTATATGGTTGTATTATAGCTGGATCCTAAATACATCGTCTGTGTATTGAGGTCTCATAAAGGAGTTCTTAGTCTCATGTCTAATGTCTTGGAACAATACATACTGCGGTTTTTGCTAAATTTCTGATTTGCTACATTTAGTACCGctgaagaattttttttagcCCAAGTGCCTTCATTTGTAATTTAGTCTTTTTTAGATTAATGTGGCCATCTGTACTTCCTCAAACAACTTATTCATTTGACTTCTACAGCTCAAATCGGATTATTGATTCATGGTTTAATGTAGTGTAATACATGATGTATGTTTTCAAGTTATCTATGTGTTGTTTTAAACAGTAAAACtaatatgttgtttagcttCTAACAAACAGAGAACACTAGGATCAGTATAAAGGGTATGTATATTATCCTCTTCCTAAAATTTACGCACTTTGTGGTTAGATTAGTGTATTACTCCCACCTTTCTAGTTGAAATTCACTTTGTCACTTGATGTATAGTTTAACCAAGTGTTTGACTATACTACTATAGTCAGAATACCTAGAAAGCCATTGGAAAATAAAGGTATCTTGTGATCCAAATCAATGctgagttatttttttaaaacacttAACTTTAATTTGAAGTTGGAATAGGTTGTTTTAACTTGGCATCATTCCATAAAATAAGTTGAAGTTGTAATAGAACCTCTCAGATACCTTTAATTTTCTTGGAATGAATGAAGTATTAGTCATCAAGCACCAGAGTTTTGCTACATGGACTATATTCTATCCACTACTGTAGTGAGGGTAATTGATGTTGCACTTGTACTTAATAGTAGATTCATATATACCATAGAGAATGCTTGAAATTTTCAAATTGATGATAAGATTTCCCAAATGCTGGTTCTAATCTAATGTTTTTTTGTATGACAGGCGCGAATTGCTCAAGATGCAAATTCAAAATATTGTGTTTACGAATCTGATATATCAACAGGGATGGGTGTGGCAGCGCTATTGTTCCTTCTTTTGAGCCAACTCCTTGTAATGCTTGCAACTCGTTGCATGTGCTGTGGGCGAGCTCTGAGCCCTGGTCGTAACAGGGTATTAGCCGTCTTCTTGTTCATTACCTGCTGGTAAGTAATGTTCGTGTCCTTGCTCGTACCTAAAAGCACTATACTATTACTTTTTAGGTCAAACGAGTCGCATTTACCAAAGTCAAACCATACCTCTTAGCTTGGAACACATTCTAATCATAGGAACTCAATCAGTATAAACACATTATTTACATTATTGAACAAGTTGGATTCATTTACAGACTTTTCCAGGATTCGTATTTTGTAAATTGTTGATAGAGATTCAGACAAACTTAATAGGCTGATATCTTGATTATTAATGTACTTTCAAATATGTCTATTTATGTCCCTTAGTACATTTTGTAGTGAAGTCCCTCTATTGGACAGTTTCAAAAGAACATTGCGTTTAAGTGGTAGTAGCCCAAGATAACTGAGAGACACAAACTGCCTTCCTAGATATGAAGATCAATGAAATTCCGGCGAACCAAGCCCATATCTGGCAAACGGCTCAAAATGTTATTAGATGTGGCAATTTGACTCATTCACATATAAATTGTTTGGCATgattaaagtttataataatcATCTGAATATATTCTTAATGCATATAACCTTTTCAATTTGCTTTGGCAAAACTGGAGTATCATTGTTAcgatttttttaatgatgtttAACACACAGtattcataaaatattaaattttacaaCTTTTTGGACAAAGCAATGTTTAGGGCCAACATGACTCGCCCTTTTTCACCAGTATTCAACCCACCCAACCTGTCCATTTTGGCACCTTTACTTCAGGGCGACATGGACTTGCATTTCTTGCCAATCATACTATTTGTTGTGAATGATTTTCATTAGGGTGACATTCATCATTGCTGAGGCGTGCTTGCTTGCGGGCTCTGTCAGAAATGCACATCACACAAAGTACAGGACTATAATCTCAGCTGACCCTCCTTCATGCGAGACGCTAAGGAAAGGTGTGTTTGGTGCCGGGGCAGCGTTTGTGGTATTCACTGGCATCGTCTCTGAGCTGTATTATGTTTTCTACTCAAAATCTGATGAAGGTGTCATCCCTACCAGAGATACCGGCATAAGAATGGGAGCATTCAACTAAAAGTTTGTCACAAATGTTATATCATGTTACTTCCGTTTTATGGGTGTAGATTATTGATTTGGTTTATATAACATTCTTCATATGGTTTCGTTTTTGTAGTACTAAGGTTAGAATTGAGGATTTGAGATATTCTGACATGGTGCTTTTGCCTTTAATTGCATTTGTGATTGTTGTACATCATAACCAACgtttgaactcaagacctcacATATATATGGATTTCCTATCTGTTAATTGTTGGCGCAAGTACTCTATACAATTCGCAAGTTATGTCAAACCTACAATTTTCAAgctaaaaaactagaaaacatgatGTCTGACTTTATTGCTCAGTAAATATTCATACGTCTTTACTTTACCTCAACACTGAAGCTCTTGTTGATACAGTGACCAACTTCGTAAATTTTTGTTTCGTGTAGGTAAAAGAGTTCCGTGCTAATATCATGAACTTGAAGAAGTACACAAACAAATCAAGAGGAATGGTCCAAGTTATCCTTTTTACAAGACTCCAACCATTTGATATCTCGTCAAATGGTCCAACTTTTCCTTTTTACAAGACCGAATTTGATAGCGAGTCACATACCTGGgagttgggaccaaagcaaatGGAGCTCAACGACCATTTAGCTTGAGTGGACCTTAAGTTTGTAGTACAAAAGGTAATTAGCCGCCACCTTTTCATTATGTCAATCGGAATTTCTCACATTAAACACTTTGGTGTGGATGTGGTCTTTCTTACTCTTGTAATAAATAACTAATACGGAGTATTACATAAAGAGATGATTATGCACATAACATGCATAGACCTTATAATTGCATAACATcttatggttatatattatttgatcgAACACATATGTGACTATGTGAGACATTGTGTAACTTCACCATCAAATAATTACTACTAGTAATTTCTTTTTCGGGTTTTTGTAAAAATGGGATCAAGGATCAATCACGCGTATATGAAGGTcgaaatatagaaaaaaattcTAGATTTTAGACTTGTGTCCAACACTAGACATATGGTTTATGATATTTATCAATATAGatcttcatatatttaatttataaaagtataattttgaagatatacggttccaagtgttatattttgcaagttctagtacaataatcacatgttcatcactgtcattattagctgagacatattgatgaaattatttGTCATAGTCGATCCACAAGACGCATGCTACAATAAgttctctattatataattgtttgaaaccaaatgtactcataatgtgatattattattaaagataattaagatttaaaatataacatatttgtgatcctgtacagtttatgtatttgat
The sequence above is drawn from the Erigeron canadensis isolate Cc75 chromosome 4, C_canadensis_v1, whole genome shotgun sequence genome and encodes:
- the LOC122596543 gene encoding uncharacterized protein LOC122596543 isoform X1, whose product is MASKLLLVLVFVFDLIAFALAVAAEQRRASARIAQDANSKYCVYESDISTGMGVAALLFLLLSQLLVMLATRCMCCGRALSPGRNRVLAVFLFITCWVTFIIAEACLLAGSVRNAHHTKYRTIISADPPSCETLRKGVFGAGAAFVVFTGIVSELYYVFYSKSDEGVIPTRDTGIRMGAFN
- the LOC122596543 gene encoding uncharacterized protein LOC122596543 isoform X2 encodes the protein MDYILSTTVVRARIAQDANSKYCVYESDISTGMGVAALLFLLLSQLLVMLATRCMCCGRALSPGRNRVLAVFLFITCWVTFIIAEACLLAGSVRNAHHTKYRTIISADPPSCETLRKGVFGAGAAFVVFTGIVSELYYVFYSKSDEGVIPTRDTGIRMGAFN